A single Triticum dicoccoides isolate Atlit2015 ecotype Zavitan chromosome 2A, WEW_v2.0, whole genome shotgun sequence DNA region contains:
- the LOC119356027 gene encoding E3 ubiquitin ligase BIG BROTHER-related-like, with protein MSMEVLHDTTGKKEAVVYYMDTPLPYAIEENFGGCFFEDDVDLAQVLQDQEIVYQLIQGNDGSGSSRTHSDPSSSCGHPRKSSGRRLTRGANYESQLAVDEALARDLQAMEDQIARATIDDKKRKEGRKPVSSSTSNNGNTSVSRSSQVLTEDGVDPDNMTYEELQQLGETIGTESKGLPEDVIALLKSSTYKIGIFSRKEKHDECVICCMAYKNRDKLTTLPCQHQYHRTCVAKWLKINKVCPVCNKEVFGS; from the exons ATGAGCATGGAGGTGCTACACGATACAACAGGGAAGAAGGAAGCGGTTGTGTACTATATGGACACCCCTTTACCATATGCAATTGAAGAGAATTTCGGGGGATGCTTCTTTGAAGATGATGTTGATCTTGCACAAgttcttcaagatcag GAAATAGTGTATCAATTAATCCAAGGAAATGATGGAAGTGGTTCATCTAGGACTCATTCAGATCCTAGTTCTAGTTGTGGCCATCCACGAAAATCGAGTGGGCGAAGATTAACAAGAGGCGCAAATTATGAGTCACAGCTAGCTGTCGATGAAGCTTTAGCTAGAGACTTGCAGGCGATGGAGGACCAAATTGCTAGGGCAACGATAGATGACAAGAAGAGAAAAGAAG GAAGAAAGCCTGTAAGTTCTTCAACATCCAACAATGGCAATACTTCTGTTAGCAGATCTTCTCAG GTATTAACGGAGGATGGAGTTGATCCTGATAATATGACTTATGAG GAACTACAACAATTAGGGGAAACTATTGGGACTGAAAGTAAAGGGTTGCCAGAAGATGTGATAGCTCTCCTTAAGTCTTCAACATACAAAATTGGGATATTCTCAAGAAAGGAAAAACATGATGA ATGTGTGATATGCTGTATGGCTTACAAGAACCGCGATAAGCTGACTACATTGCCCTGTCAGCATCAGTACCATCGAACTTGTGTTGCCAAATGGTTGAAGATCAATAAG GTATGCCCCGTTTGCAACAAGGAGGTTT